A genome region from Solanum pennellii chromosome 12, SPENNV200 includes the following:
- the LOC107005333 gene encoding uncharacterized protein LOC107005333 — MMGRCLSVQSSSPTKLKFQTLNGIQQLAESCRFKAWFLDQFGVLHDGKHPYPGAISALEKLATCGAKMVIISNSSRRASTTLEKLRSLGFDPSLFIGAITSGELTHQYLQTRDDSWFASIGRSCIHMTWSDRGAISLEGLGLEVVEKVEEADFILAHGTEALGLSSGAAVPMNLDELEKILDRCASKKIPMVVANPDFVTVEARSLRVMPGTLAATYEKLGGEVKWMGKPDKIIYKSAMEMASVVDASDCVAIGDSLHHDIKGANVAGIASAFITGGIHAAELGLGKFGQVADDDNVHALALANNAYPTYVLPSFTW; from the coding sequence ATGATGGGAAGATGCTTATCAGTTCAATCATCAAGCCCAACCAaacttaaatttcaaactttgaaTGGAATTCAACAACTAGCTGAAAGTTGTCGATTCAAGGCATGGTTTCTGGATCAGTTTGGTGTGCTTCATGATGGGAAACATCCCTATCCTGGTGCCATTTCGGCCTTGGAAAAGTTGGCAACTTGTGGTGCAAAGATGGTAATCATTAGTAATTCTTCAAGAAGAGCATCCACAACCCTGGAAAAATTGAGGAGCCTCGGATTTGACCCGTCGCTCTTTATTGGTGCCATCACGAGTGGTGAATTAACACATCAGTATCTTCAAACGAGAGATGACTCCTGGTTTGCCTCAATAGGAAGATCGTGTATTCACATGACTTGGAGTGATAGGGGTGCTATATCTCTTGAAGGCCTCGGACTAGAAGTTGTAGAGAAGGTTGAGGAAGCTGATTTTATTTTGGCTCACGGAACTGAAGCCTTGGGGCTTTCTTCTGGTGCCGCAGTTCCTATGAATCTTGATGAACTTGAAAAGATACTGGATCGGTGTGCTTCTAAGAAAATCCCCATGGTAGTAGCAAATCCTGATTTTGTAACCGTTGAAGCTAGATCTCTGCGTGTTATGCCTGGAACATTGGCAGCCACGTATGAGAAACTTGGCGGTGAAGTAAAATGGATGGGTAAACCTGATAAGATAATATACAAGTCAGCTATGGAAATGGCTTCTGTTGTGGATGCCTCCGATTGTGTTGCTATAGGGGACTCCCTGCACCATGATATCAAAGGCGCAAATGTAGCTGGAATTGCTTCAGCGTTTATCACAGGCGGAATACATGCTGCTGAACTTGGACTTGGAAAATTCGGACAAGTCGCGGATGATGATAATGTACATGCTCTTGCCTTGGCAAACAATGCATATCCTACATATGTGCTGCCTTCATTTACTTGGTGA